A window of the Leptospira brenneri genome harbors these coding sequences:
- a CDS encoding porin, translating into MKQIVSLKLPIFISSLLFCFSVLSAEEQVQPKTGESVSTTSVVTSNPNPLPASLKFGAFVDTYYSHNRNHPISKERQFTTQAVRNDEFNINLGFVDAKWQEEKVRGRIALQFGTSVNTNYAPEANKDVSSNQNSVKHIQEAYVGVKIAKDTWLDAGIYFGHIGHESWISSENWNYTRALALDFVPYYASGVRLTTKFTDKFQFQFHVMNGWQNITDQNKDKSLGTQFKFSIAPNFTIIANQFAGNEAPDFERKQTRFYNNTILEWKALDWLSFAASGDVGAQKAKESFQYEPWWKEINPTLGIYTNRESNVYNQWYHGTFWASFRYEDLYRLSFRVERFYDPKQVMATTYTRNGFLTNGYTVTFDFLEWHPGLVRFEVIQRESMDPVFETDNNKHTRVERLVVGAFSVRY; encoded by the coding sequence ATGAAACAAATCGTTAGTTTAAAACTTCCAATTTTTATTTCTTCTTTGCTGTTTTGTTTTTCGGTATTATCCGCTGAAGAACAAGTGCAACCCAAAACAGGAGAATCCGTATCTACAACATCAGTAGTAACATCGAATCCAAATCCGCTCCCTGCTAGTTTAAAGTTTGGAGCTTTTGTTGATACTTATTACTCGCATAATAGAAACCATCCCATTTCGAAAGAAAGACAGTTTACCACACAAGCTGTTCGTAATGATGAGTTTAATATTAATTTAGGATTTGTGGATGCCAAATGGCAAGAAGAGAAAGTGAGAGGACGCATCGCCTTGCAGTTCGGAACATCGGTAAACACGAATTATGCTCCAGAAGCAAACAAAGATGTAAGTTCTAATCAAAATTCAGTCAAACATATCCAAGAAGCTTATGTGGGTGTGAAGATTGCAAAAGACACTTGGCTCGATGCTGGAATTTATTTTGGTCATATTGGGCATGAATCTTGGATTTCTTCTGAAAATTGGAATTATACAAGAGCGCTGGCTCTAGACTTTGTTCCTTATTATGCATCGGGAGTTCGACTCACTACAAAGTTTACTGATAAGTTCCAGTTTCAATTCCATGTTATGAATGGTTGGCAAAACATTACGGACCAAAATAAAGATAAATCTCTTGGAACTCAGTTTAAATTTTCGATTGCTCCCAATTTTACAATCATAGCCAATCAATTTGCCGGAAATGAAGCCCCTGACTTTGAACGAAAACAAACCAGATTCTATAATAATACAATTCTTGAATGGAAGGCTTTGGATTGGTTGTCTTTTGCGGCTTCTGGTGATGTGGGAGCACAAAAAGCTAAAGAATCATTTCAATATGAACCTTGGTGGAAAGAAATCAATCCTACTCTTGGAATTTATACCAATAGAGAATCGAATGTTTACAACCAGTGGTATCATGGAACTTTTTGGGCAAGTTTTCGTTATGAAGATTTGTATCGATTGAGTTTTCGAGTCGAAAGATTTTATGATCCCAAACAAGTGATGGCGACCACTTATACACGTAATGGATTTCTTACCAATGGTTATACGGTTACCTTTGATTTTTTAGAATGGCATCCGGGACTTGTTCGTTTTGAAGTCATTCAAAGAGAATCTATGGATCCTGTATTTGAAACTGACAACAATAAACATACGAGGGTTGAGCGTTTAGTTGTTGGTGCTTTTTCTGTTCGGTATTAA
- a CDS encoding sigma-54-dependent Fis family transcriptional regulator, protein MNSTQDPDGLLELILDRCIQICGVESGSLMLIDEKNGFLDAVTSRGMNQQLLRETKLRIGQGITGVAASTGKAKLVNDVSKDPDYIQVKEEIKSELVAPMIVEDDIIGVISLDSNRLNAFTADMLEIVSVLAHQAGQIFKNLQTIRSLEQRTKIQATLIEISKVVSSTLDQNEVFDSIMVTMEKSLRLEKGSIVLFNKEEALLRIVAASGLSPEEIDKGTYQPGEGITGKVFESGEPIIIESVASHPDFLNRVGYLSHFKHDPHNVSLLCAPILSEQTMLGVVNAFIVQNKHTDLKSFLDFLQVVASIISQSIKIQNLVEEAKKEISRENIQLKRELKNKYKFGSLIGKAASMEKMFEKIQLVADSRASVLITGESGTGKEMIANAIHYNSSRSENPFIKINCAAIPENLLESELFGHKKGSFTGAVTDKKGKFELADTGTIFLDEIGEMDLNLQSKLLRVLQEREIEAIGSTKAKKVDVRIIAATNAELEQLVAEKKFRADLFYRLNVVKINTPALRDRVEDIPLLMNHFLEKYTKDNNKVVKGISREASKLLLKYRWPGNVRELENVIERAVVLAQDEILSEDDFSDILSSLEDLPEHSNEVTQLNHVETVSGAEPLDLGSGRLTPGQLDGLDGRAMEIVVSEVESRLIQYAMKKFRYTKTRVAKYLGINRNTLDKKIKELNIEY, encoded by the coding sequence ATGAACTCTACCCAGGATCCGGACGGGCTTCTGGAACTGATTTTGGATCGCTGCATCCAAATCTGTGGGGTTGAGTCCGGCTCGCTCATGCTCATCGATGAAAAAAACGGATTCCTCGATGCTGTTACTTCTCGGGGGATGAACCAACAACTTTTACGCGAAACCAAACTAAGAATTGGGCAGGGGATTACTGGGGTCGCGGCTTCAACGGGCAAAGCAAAGTTGGTGAATGATGTTTCTAAAGATCCGGACTACATTCAAGTAAAAGAAGAAATCAAATCAGAGTTAGTTGCCCCGATGATTGTTGAGGATGATATCATTGGAGTCATCTCACTCGATTCGAACAGGTTAAATGCTTTTACTGCAGATATGTTGGAAATTGTAAGTGTACTTGCTCACCAAGCTGGTCAAATTTTTAAAAACTTACAAACCATTCGAAGTCTAGAACAAAGAACGAAAATTCAAGCAACTCTCATTGAAATTTCCAAAGTGGTTAGTTCCACTTTGGATCAGAATGAAGTTTTTGATTCGATTATGGTCACTATGGAAAAATCTCTTCGATTAGAAAAGGGGAGTATTGTTTTATTTAATAAGGAAGAGGCTCTTCTTCGAATTGTGGCCGCGTCCGGTCTATCTCCAGAGGAAATTGATAAAGGAACATACCAACCAGGAGAAGGAATTACGGGGAAAGTATTTGAATCGGGAGAGCCGATCATCATTGAATCCGTTGCAAGCCATCCAGATTTTCTTAATCGTGTAGGATACTTGTCTCATTTTAAACATGATCCACATAACGTCAGTTTATTGTGTGCTCCAATCTTGAGTGAACAAACTATGCTCGGTGTTGTGAATGCTTTTATTGTTCAAAACAAACATACTGATTTAAAATCATTTTTAGACTTTTTGCAGGTGGTTGCATCCATCATCTCTCAATCGATTAAAATTCAGAACTTGGTGGAAGAGGCTAAAAAAGAAATCTCTCGAGAAAATATCCAATTAAAAAGAGAGTTAAAGAATAAGTATAAATTTGGATCCCTGATTGGCAAAGCAGCTAGTATGGAAAAGATGTTTGAAAAGATTCAGTTAGTTGCTGATTCTAGAGCTTCCGTTTTGATTACAGGAGAATCGGGAACAGGAAAAGAGATGATTGCCAATGCCATTCATTATAATAGTTCACGATCCGAAAATCCTTTCATAAAAATCAACTGTGCTGCGATTCCTGAAAATTTATTAGAGAGTGAACTATTTGGTCACAAAAAAGGATCTTTTACTGGTGCGGTGACCGATAAAAAAGGAAAGTTTGAACTAGCAGATACAGGAACCATTTTTCTAGATGAGATCGGTGAAATGGATTTAAACTTACAATCAAAACTACTACGTGTTTTGCAAGAGAGAGAGATTGAAGCAATTGGTTCTACAAAAGCAAAAAAAGTAGATGTTAGGATCATTGCGGCAACCAATGCAGAATTAGAGCAACTAGTTGCAGAAAAGAAATTTCGAGCTGATCTTTTTTACAGGCTGAATGTGGTTAAGATCAACACACCTGCGTTACGTGATCGTGTGGAAGATATTCCTTTGTTAATGAATCATTTCCTAGAAAAATATACAAAAGATAATAATAAAGTGGTAAAAGGAATTTCTCGCGAAGCTTCCAAACTCCTTTTAAAATACCGATGGCCAGGGAACGTTCGTGAATTAGAGAATGTCATCGAACGAGCCGTGGTTCTTGCTCAGGATGAAATTTTAAGTGAAGATGATTTTTCAGATATTCTTTCTAGTTTGGAAGATTTACCGGAACATTCGAATGAAGTAACCCAGTTGAATCATGTGGAAACTGTATCAGGAGCAGAACCTTTAGATTTAGGTTCGGGTCGATTGACACCAGGCCAACTTGATGGCCTTGATGGTCGTGCCATGGAAATTGTGGTGAGCGAAGTGGAATCAAGACTCATCCAGTATGCAATGAAAAAGTTCCGTTATACGAAAACACGGGTCGCAAAGTATTTGGGAATCAACCGCAACACCTTAGATAAAAAAATCAAAGAACTGAATATCGAATACTAA
- the thiD gene encoding bifunctional hydroxymethylpyrimidine kinase/phosphomethylpyrimidine kinase, protein MTKNFPITLTVAGSDSGGGAGVQADLKTFSSLATFGTTTFTCLTAQNPDGVTGISEISPDFVSAQLKAVAGYFPIKAAKTGMLYSAKIIEAVAEFFYENPDIQLVVDPVMVATSGAKLLQDDAIESLIKDLLPLAKLITPNLDEASLLLGEKINQYDQLVPMAEKLYQKYKVPILLKGGHLPNATEATDVLFDGKSSYLFSKPFLKGKNTHGTGCTYSAAITAFLAHGKNLPEAVGSAKEYLHLALEDEIQTGPISHLNHFPEPTN, encoded by the coding sequence ATGACCAAAAATTTTCCCATTACTCTAACGGTTGCAGGCTCCGATTCCGGTGGTGGCGCAGGTGTCCAAGCCGATCTCAAAACTTTTTCTTCACTCGCAACTTTTGGAACGACAACCTTTACTTGTTTGACAGCTCAAAATCCCGATGGTGTGACTGGGATCTCTGAAATTTCTCCAGACTTTGTCTCGGCACAACTAAAAGCTGTGGCAGGATACTTTCCCATCAAAGCCGCAAAAACAGGAATGTTATACTCAGCAAAAATCATCGAGGCAGTAGCCGAATTTTTTTATGAAAATCCAGACATTCAACTGGTAGTGGATCCAGTGATGGTTGCTACAAGTGGTGCCAAGTTACTACAAGATGATGCCATCGAATCATTAATCAAAGATCTTTTGCCACTAGCAAAACTAATCACACCTAACCTTGATGAGGCCTCTCTCCTACTTGGTGAAAAAATTAACCAATACGACCAACTAGTTCCTATGGCGGAGAAGTTATACCAAAAGTACAAAGTTCCTATTCTTTTAAAAGGGGGGCACTTACCAAATGCAACAGAAGCTACGGATGTTTTATTTGATGGTAAGTCATCCTATCTATTTTCAAAACCTTTTTTAAAAGGTAAAAACACTCATGGAACAGGTTGTACTTATTCTGCTGCCATCACTGCATTTCTGGCACATGGAAAAAATCTTCCGGAAGCTGTTGGTTCTGCAAAAGAATACCTACATTTAGCACTAGAAGACGAAATCCAAACAGGACCGATCTCCCATTTGAATCATTTTCCAGAACCAACAAATTAA
- the yihA gene encoding ribosome biogenesis GTP-binding protein YihA/YsxC: MHKYSKEIPFPETKFFTSIAQLNEKEDLDSVQSIAFMGRSNSGKSSLLNALSNHRGLAKVSKTPGKTKLINIFRTKVGFNLIDLPGFGYSKASHKEHKEMMKLLEGFLNHWQNLKVLFILCDSQREFPEEELSTIEVAMEKKIKPVVIRTKIDKLNQSEQHKVRTEMESAMNEIGVPFRVFYLSATTGRGVGELREFIVETMVPSNKGV; encoded by the coding sequence ATGCATAAGTATTCTAAAGAAATTCCCTTTCCGGAAACTAAGTTCTTCACCTCCATTGCCCAGCTAAATGAAAAAGAAGACTTGGATTCCGTTCAGTCCATTGCCTTTATGGGAAGATCCAATTCTGGTAAATCAAGTTTACTCAATGCACTTTCTAATCATAGAGGTCTTGCCAAGGTTTCTAAAACACCAGGAAAAACAAAACTCATCAATATTTTCAGAACCAAAGTCGGATTTAATTTGATCGACTTACCTGGGTTTGGTTACTCAAAAGCATCTCATAAAGAACACAAAGAGATGATGAAACTTTTAGAAGGATTTCTAAATCATTGGCAAAATTTAAAAGTTCTATTCATTCTCTGTGATTCACAAAGAGAATTTCCAGAAGAAGAATTATCTACAATCGAAGTGGCCATGGAGAAAAAAATCAAACCTGTGGTAATTCGCACTAAAATTGACAAACTCAACCAAAGCGAACAACACAAAGTTCGCACTGAAATGGAATCAGCTATGAATGAAATTGGAGTTCCTTTTCGGGTTTTTTATCTATCTGCAACAACAGGAAGAGGTGTGGGAGAGTTACGTGAATTTATTGTGGAAACAATGGTTCCATCAAACAAAGGTGTCTAA
- a CDS encoding GAF domain-containing SpoIIE family protein phosphatase codes for MDREPTDDRICLLCTEPQLPNGITKNGRFFCQTCNREWILEKRKTPRIGKNILTSQEKTEFLLDNLSLFNSSIDLEDLMQRFTELISVRLKRDKVAVFITNLELGEIKLAYYSTKQKNLQRAIKRITLDYDLSYGILIESLAKREPCFYKFSEQSHPFYEFYSKLTGTKSQLVIPILYANTAVGMVSIDYEEEDETYFIEDQEILQIVVGQFAVSLRNSLLFSKSENQSKNFQSLHTAALTLSQLYLGNHDEMIRMILLTLSGIVESSITCLIENQIGSSKTKVFKLYRDLENHYIQTKTEIIDINKILSLLEIKENRTIDPITNPNFETIGIEGKESILFPLTLENGTHLLFILTKQNSRFPHDEIEALNAFVSLARITMENSNLFQNLSNKERLEKEIEIAKEIQSTLLPRKAPEAEGFSFGGFMVPARGIGGDYYDFILSPNRNELFICIGDVSGKGVAAGLVMATVRTILHSLVRVKDSPWEILNDINNYLYSNYKEAITPRFMSMILLRWNLITGEVQFSGAGHGNFYHHHADSNSLTVIETEGVILGIQADISSFRNESKLRFESGDTILLYTDGVTEARNTEGLQFGESKLKSSFLSWISLEPKNILEKIYSELKEFVKELEQHDDITMVAVRKI; via the coding sequence ATGGACCGCGAGCCCACCGATGACCGAATCTGTTTGCTCTGCACAGAACCACAGCTCCCCAACGGGATCACGAAAAATGGGCGCTTTTTCTGCCAAACCTGTAACCGGGAATGGATTTTAGAAAAACGGAAAACTCCCCGAATCGGGAAAAACATCCTCACCTCCCAAGAGAAAACAGAATTCCTCCTAGACAACCTTTCCCTGTTCAATTCAAGCATCGACTTGGAAGATTTGATGCAAAGATTTACCGAACTCATCTCTGTTCGTTTGAAACGAGATAAGGTTGCTGTTTTCATCACCAATCTAGAGTTAGGTGAAATTAAATTAGCCTATTATTCTACCAAACAAAAGAACTTACAAAGAGCCATTAAACGAATCACCTTGGATTATGATTTGAGTTACGGAATTTTGATTGAGTCTTTGGCAAAGAGAGAACCCTGTTTTTATAAATTCTCCGAACAATCGCATCCATTCTATGAGTTTTATTCCAAACTCACAGGAACAAAGTCACAACTAGTCATTCCCATCCTTTATGCAAATACAGCCGTAGGTATGGTGTCGATTGATTATGAAGAAGAAGATGAAACCTATTTTATTGAAGACCAGGAAATTTTGCAAATTGTAGTGGGCCAATTTGCCGTTTCACTTCGAAATTCTCTTTTATTTTCCAAATCAGAAAACCAATCTAAAAATTTTCAAAGTTTACATACGGCCGCTCTCACATTGAGTCAACTTTACTTAGGCAACCATGATGAAATGATTCGGATGATTCTTTTAACGCTATCAGGGATTGTGGAATCGTCGATCACTTGTTTAATCGAAAATCAAATTGGTTCATCAAAGACAAAAGTTTTTAAACTTTATAGAGATTTGGAAAATCATTATATCCAAACCAAAACAGAGATTATTGATATAAATAAGATTCTTTCATTATTAGAAATAAAAGAAAACAGAACCATTGATCCAATCACTAATCCTAACTTTGAGACGATTGGAATCGAAGGGAAAGAATCCATACTCTTTCCCCTGACCTTGGAAAATGGAACTCACCTTCTATTCATTTTAACAAAACAAAATAGTAGATTTCCTCATGATGAAATTGAAGCACTGAATGCCTTTGTTTCCTTAGCTAGAATTACGATGGAAAATTCCAACTTATTCCAAAACCTTTCGAACAAAGAAAGATTGGAAAAAGAAATTGAAATTGCAAAGGAAATTCAAAGTACCCTCTTACCAAGAAAAGCTCCCGAAGCCGAAGGATTTTCTTTTGGTGGTTTTATGGTTCCTGCTCGTGGGATTGGAGGGGATTATTACGACTTCATTCTTTCACCTAACAGAAACGAGCTGTTTATTTGTATTGGTGATGTCAGCGGGAAAGGAGTTGCCGCAGGCCTTGTGATGGCAACAGTACGAACCATTCTCCATTCTTTAGTTCGAGTTAAGGACTCTCCTTGGGAAATCTTAAACGATATCAATAATTATCTATATTCTAATTATAAAGAAGCCATCACTCCCCGGTTTATGAGTATGATTTTACTTCGTTGGAACTTAATTACAGGTGAAGTACAATTTTCGGGTGCTGGTCATGGAAATTTTTACCACCACCATGCAGATTCGAATTCTCTGACTGTCATCGAAACGGAAGGGGTGATTTTAGGCATCCAAGCAGATATTTCAAGTTTTCGGAATGAATCTAAATTACGATTTGAATCAGGAGACACCATACTACTCTATACGGATGGAGTGACGGAAGCTCGGAACACCGAGGGACTTCAGTTCGGGGAGTCAAAACTCAAATCGAGTTTTCTTTCCTGGATCAGTCTAGAGCCAAAAAACATTCTCGAGAAGATCTATTCTGAATTAAAAGAATTTGTCAAAGAACTGGAACAACACGATGATATCACTATGGTGGCAGTCAGGAAGATATGA
- a CDS encoding DUF455 family protein, with product MKVSEYAKHLLLAPTLEDKLLPPSRPWEEETDFTPIRMERPGRSPKLQFSDKKVKIPRLEHLNLVSNRGLSLHHFANHELMAIELFAWALLAFPSAPKSVRNGFLKTIEEEQTHLKLYLHRMREFGVDFGDLPLNYIFWKQLGQFGSLESFAAVMSVSFEGANLDYAQIYAQVFSYYGDHTTSEIMLTIFEDEIKHVKRGLRAFEHSIPENKNQWEHYLSLIKFPFTPRRAKGYLYLPETRILAGMDPDLIQSIGNYEDEYTGRVNLESVKKFGLGETILRKNRLDSHLPSP from the coding sequence ATGAAAGTCTCCGAATACGCAAAACATTTGTTACTTGCTCCTACTTTAGAAGATAAACTCCTTCCTCCAAGTAGACCTTGGGAGGAAGAAACAGATTTTACACCCATACGAATGGAAAGACCTGGTCGTTCTCCCAAACTTCAGTTTTCTGATAAGAAGGTAAAAATTCCTCGTTTAGAACATCTGAATTTGGTATCCAATCGGGGCCTCAGCCTTCATCATTTTGCAAATCATGAGCTTATGGCAATTGAGTTATTTGCTTGGGCTCTACTCGCCTTTCCTTCGGCACCTAAATCGGTTCGTAACGGTTTTTTAAAAACTATAGAAGAGGAACAAACACATTTAAAGTTATATTTACATCGTATGAGAGAGTTCGGTGTTGATTTTGGTGATCTTCCATTAAATTATATTTTTTGGAAACAATTAGGGCAATTTGGAAGTTTGGAATCTTTTGCTGCAGTCATGTCTGTTTCCTTTGAAGGAGCAAATTTAGATTACGCACAAATTTATGCCCAAGTTTTTTCTTACTACGGTGATCATACAACATCAGAGATCATGTTAACAATTTTTGAAGATGAAATCAAACATGTGAAAAGAGGGCTCCGTGCCTTTGAACATTCTATCCCAGAAAATAAAAACCAATGGGAACATTATCTTTCTTTAATTAAATTTCCGTTCACACCTAGACGGGCGAAGGGTTATCTTTATCTTCCTGAAACAAGGATACTTGCGGGTATGGATCCAGACTTAATTCAATCTATCGGCAACTACGAAGATGAATATACTGGTCGAGTGAACCTGGAATCTGTAAAAAAATTTGGTCTTGGAGAGACGATCCTTCGTAAAAACAGGCTTGATTCTCATTTGCCTAGTCCTTAA
- a CDS encoding ATP-binding protein codes for MIPEIPAPIAKIFEMALARMGTKLPKLWAENKTQFLISYSGGKDSSILVLFWKYLMDRYQIQTPKLFYLSHGIRSIEQEEKELFQFLESMNFPFLFVKKKSQIYLSN; via the coding sequence ATGATCCCGGAAATTCCAGCTCCGATTGCAAAAATTTTCGAGATGGCTCTTGCCAGAATGGGAACAAAACTCCCAAAACTCTGGGCAGAAAACAAAACTCAGTTTCTTATCTCTTACTCTGGGGGTAAAGACTCCTCTATTTTGGTTTTGTTTTGGAAGTATTTGATGGACAGGTACCAAATCCAAACTCCCAAATTATTTTATTTATCTCATGGCATTCGTTCCATTGAACAGGAAGAGAAGGAATTGTTTCAGTTTCTGGAATCTATGAACTTTCCTTTCCTTTTTGTAAAAAAAAAATCCCAAATCTATCTCTCAAATTAA
- a CDS encoding MGMT family protein has product MDSSKTKSKNFYDSVYAVVKKIPKGKVTTYGHIALLLGNPRAARAVGYALNALGKDAEQKVPWQRVINAQGRISFRGEVFRASLQKKILESEGVSFDLNDDTINFDKYGWFP; this is encoded by the coding sequence ATGGACAGTTCAAAAACTAAAAGTAAGAATTTTTATGATTCTGTTTATGCGGTCGTAAAAAAAATCCCCAAAGGCAAAGTTACCACTTATGGACATATCGCCCTACTTCTTGGGAATCCTAGAGCGGCAAGGGCTGTAGGTTATGCATTGAATGCACTGGGAAAAGATGCGGAACAAAAGGTTCCTTGGCAAAGGGTGATCAATGCCCAAGGAAGAATTTCCTTTCGAGGTGAAGTTTTCCGAGCTTCCTTACAGAAAAAAATTCTAGAATCAGAAGGTGTTTCCTTTGATTTAAACGATGATACGATCAATTTTGACAAGTACGGATGGTTCCCTTAG
- a CDS encoding ATP-binding protein: MPNLSLKLKKGLEETGRLVRYHELKKITDKNPSIILTGHHCKDYTESIFLHLTRGGGKKAFYTLPPFDGERFLPLVFFEDKELDELYEFVSNHLKIFEDESNKDSVYKRNRLRMELLPILKKENWNFHKTYWNFHDRSQLNLQFDLKRENIQKPTPHLFRIPHETWISLNLSAKKELIDFHLKLLGHYPLYKSGFDNFHLQSEGERAFLENKNCFLYKSKFGDLFIIDKKSPAFKKAISYREGNNLCIEWNQNKFKLSDPEEKYNLGSWHHGQKIQIRSGNKEISECMRENGIPFFLRTYIPILSFEGEPIQILFSLFSKSEKNYPKRIYLER; this comes from the coding sequence ATCCCAAATCTATCTCTCAAATTAAAAAAGGGATTAGAAGAGACGGGAAGACTCGTTCGGTATCACGAACTCAAAAAAATTACCGATAAAAATCCCTCCATCATCCTAACAGGACATCACTGTAAAGACTATACAGAATCAATTTTTTTACACCTAACAAGGGGTGGTGGGAAAAAAGCATTTTATACACTTCCTCCATTTGATGGAGAACGTTTTTTACCTTTGGTGTTTTTTGAAGATAAAGAATTAGATGAACTATATGAGTTTGTATCCAATCACTTAAAAATTTTTGAAGATGAATCCAACAAAGATTCCGTATACAAAAGGAATCGACTTCGAATGGAATTACTTCCTATCTTAAAAAAAGAAAACTGGAATTTTCATAAAACATATTGGAACTTTCATGATAGATCCCAACTCAATTTACAATTTGATTTAAAAAGAGAAAACATCCAAAAGCCGACACCACATTTGTTTCGAATCCCACACGAAACTTGGATCAGTTTAAATTTATCTGCAAAAAAAGAACTGATCGATTTCCATTTAAAACTATTAGGGCATTACCCCTTATACAAATCAGGATTTGATAATTTTCATCTCCAATCGGAAGGGGAAAGAGCATTTTTAGAAAACAAAAACTGCTTTTTATACAAATCAAAGTTTGGTGACTTATTCATCATTGATAAAAAATCTCCAGCCTTTAAAAAAGCGATCTCCTACAGAGAAGGAAACAATTTATGTATTGAATGGAATCAAAATAAGTTTAAACTCTCTGACCCTGAGGAAAAATACAATCTAGGATCTTGGCATCATGGCCAAAAAATTCAAATTCGCTCAGGAAATAAGGAAATTTCAGAATGTATGCGAGAAAATGGAATTCCTTTCTTCCTCAGGACTTATATTCCTATCCTATCCTTTGAAGGAGAACCCATTCAAATTTTGTTTTCTCTGTTTTCAAAAAGTGAAAAGAATTATCCTAAACGAATCTATCTGGAAAGATGA